The DNA region TCTaaccatttttttctctctctctactctcAAGTAGAGTAGGCTAGCTATATTGAAAGCCTAAAATTGGGACATGTGTTCTTAACTTATAATTTTTAGTACTATAACCCTATTGCCCAACAAGAATTAGCTACAAATTGGTTTGAAGCTAAAAACATCTTAGAAACATACATTATTGATATGTTTTTCACATgcagtttgtagcaaatttctaTCCCCGGCCTTAGATATATGTGAGTCCTAAAAATCATATaatgaatttgcaaaaattGGACGTAAGACCAGTAGCATGGTCTATTCTCTAAAACATGGGTtttaactacttttttctttttcttttttgtctctaCATCTCTCCGTCTCTTTTTCTCTACATCTCTCTATCCTCAATAGATCGAGTAGCCCGGCGCCCCTCCCCATATTGAAAGCCTAAAATTGTCATACGTGTCCctaatatttattttaggaaatttttacGAAAGTTAAAATGAAGCATTTTGTgagaaaaatttctttttgatatCTTGTTGGGTGCCTAaaataatttgagaatttacaattttaaaaaaaaattgtagaatctAATCctctccactttttttttttttatttatttttttttttttcacacagcTCTGTCTAGATCTCTCcgtcttctctctctccactctccaaTAGTAACTAATAACTATTAAATTGTATTAATTGAGTTTTAAacaccttttcttctttttttttttctctccagccctctccctctcttttttctctccggCGACGTCTCTCTCTCCACCTCTCTCCCCTCTCCTCAATAGAGTAGTGGAAAATTTTTGTCCGGCAAATTGCGACACATCTCTGAATCCATAATTTCTACTTTTAGTACTTGAATAGGCTCTTTTTTCTGTGcgttttaactcttttttttccaactctccctctttctctacgtctctctctctccactctccaacagtaacataaacaaaacttattggcctaaaaattctaGCTCCAAGGTATtcttcttcttaaccttttttgtttgaatagatagtttttatttttattatttttttttattacatgtCCCCACAAGAGATAGagaaagattcgaactagtgatctttACTTAAAAAAGCATAGTTCCCAACTAATTGAGCTATCCTTTGAAGACGTTTAAATAGATAGTTTAGCCCAAAGAGAAGGAGGGCGAATTATAGGGGCCGAATCCTTGTCCATACCTGCCTCATTGTGCAATTAATCCCTAtctcaaattttcaatataaCAACATTATCGttgaatatataaatatatccaCAAAACACCCATCTTGCATTGCACAAATTTGTAATAACACGAATCCAATAATAGGTTTTTGGTAAAATCTCTCAACGGAAAGGAAAGACGAAACATACctcaaaaaagagaaatataattATCTCAATAGCTTAAAgctttaatgaaaaattaatacTTGAttcattcattatatatatattgcagttGATGTGCTGGGCTCCTCCATGCAAGACCCAGCCAGCTAAGCGAACTTGAAGAAAGTTTAAATTACTATGGTTGTAGTCATTTATACGTTCTGGTGTTTACGTTAAGACAACTTGAGCTCAACTTCTACATCAAGGGGTCTGAGTCTCTTTGGTCCATGCAGCTAGAGCTGGGATGATCACTCCAAGAGCGGGGTCGCACTCCAAGAGTAAAGAACAACATCTTCTCCAATGCCTCAAAAGCCCTTTGCTTATCCAAAAACTCATTCCAAACACCACTAACCATGCAATAGTTTTTGTCATAAGGTGGAAGATGATGAGCAGCATGTTTTGAACCTGACACAACAAGTCCTGCATCTTGCAGTGCAACCACAGGCAGTGGAAGCTGGCTCTTTGGCGTATGAGCCCAAGCATGAAATTTCAGGCTGAACATAATGCAACCTGAGCACACAGCAACGAACCCATGAATGGTTGGGTCATTACAAGCAAGGTCTATTGGGAGCACGGTTAAGGTCACGCCACGAGCAAGCACATGTAGGATGTTTGCAAATTGAATCCTCGTGACCCTCCATGGCCTCTTATGGTGATCTTGGAATGCCTCTATTTGGGTGCCAAAAAGTGGAGTTGATGCACTGCCATAGTTGTCAATACCCCAATGGTAGACTCCGGATGCAAGGTCAGCTAAAATATAGCCAAGCAAGCCTGCTAAAATGAGCTCGAGCCACGTATTTGATTCGGCTGCACCCGCTATTGCCTTTGCTAGAGAGATGAGCACCGCGGTGCACCCACTAGCTACCCATGCACGATGGGACCATGTTGATGTTAACGTTGGGTCTTTAAGAATGGGAGGATTAGGAGCTGTGAGTGTGACCACCATTGGTGAGGGATTCAGCCGTGGTTCAATGACTTTCTGTACCATCATTCTCCAAAATCATATAATGCATGTATATGCCTTCATTGGTGCTAGTAAAACCTCTATTTATAAGCCAGTAAACTATGATCCAACTTCTCCCATTCATTTAAATTgaagaatatttaattagttacaataaaatgatatttttgtcatctcaaaaaataaaaagataaaaatatccttcAAATTGGGACATGTGTTCTAACTTATAAATTTTAGTACCATAACCCTATTTCCCAACAAAAATTAGCTATAAATTGGTTTGTATCTAATTCATACGAACTAATTTAATAAAGTGATATATGTTTCATAGCTAAAAATATGTACTTCTCACATgtagtttgtagcaaatttctaTCCCCTGCCTTGGATATATGTGAGTCCTAAAAATCCTATAATGAATTTGCAAGAATTGGACATAAGACCAGTAGCATGGTCTCCTCTCTAAAACATGGGTTTTAACTACTTTTGTTTTCTCTACATCTCTGCGtctctttttctctccatctctctatCTTCAATAGAGTAGCCCGGCACCCCTCGCCCATATTAAAAGCCTAAAATTGTCATACGTGCCCCtaactcatattttttttaggaaaccTTTACAAAAGTTAAGATGAAGCGTTTTGAGaggaaaatttctttttaatatctTGTTGCCTAaaataatttgagaatttacaattttaaaaaaattgtaggataTATCTAATCctctccactttttttttttttttttccacagctctctctagatctctccgtcttctctctctccactctccaaTAGTAACTAATAACTATTAAATTGTATTAATTGAGTTTTAACCTcttttctgtctctctctctcttttctctccgGCACGTCTCTCTCTCCACCTCTCTCCCCTCTCCTCAATAGAGTGGCAAATTTTTGTCCTGCAAATTGCGACACATCTCTGAATCCATAATTTCTACTTTTAGTACTTGAATAGGCTCTTTTTTCTGTGCGTTTTAACACCGCACCCCACcccccccctctttttttttctctttttttcttagtCTCTCACTCTCAACAGTAACATAAACAAAActtattggcctaaaaattctgGCTCAAGGTATCCTTCTTCTTAACCTTTTGTGGTTTGAATAGATAGTTTGCCCAAAGAGAAGGAGGGCGAATTATAGGGGCCGAATCCTTGTCCATACCTGCCTCATTGTGCAATTAATCCCTAtctcaaattttcaatataaCAACATTATCGttgaatatataaatatatccaCAAAACACCCATCTTGCATTGCACAAATTTGTAATAACACAGATCCAATAATAGGTTTTGGTAAAATCTCTCCACGGAAAGGAAAGACGAAACATACCTcagaaagagaaatataattATCTCAATAGCTTAAAgctttaatgaaaaattaatacTTGATTCATTCATtgaatgaattatatatattccatGGAGTACAAGAGGGCTTTAATAACTTGTTTACTTATTCgagatgttaagaatattacttgttatttacttctttaggtattattagtctactaggtttacttttttttattctactaggtttatcTTTCCTTATTATACTAGGTTTAcatttccttaatctattaggttacttgcctctctataaatagaggcatctgtattcattattattatcggtgtcaatacaatgtagttcattgtgtgctttcgctctctctctctcctctctctcttctctctctttcttccgcttctaatatattatccaatatatttaacatggtattagagccacctttctgtggcctccaataaacgtctttgacgttttccgGCGCCGCCAATGTTATCCGGCGCATCCATCCCTCTGTccctcacggttctctatcttgTCCTCGAAGTTTTCAGCAgatcactataccgcttgaaagccCGGAAGCCAACCGTCACAGAGCCGCATCACTCAGTCCCATCGGAGCCCTCATGAGCCCTCACGCGCCACCCAAAGGTTCGACAATTCCGCCATCTgccgccacggtggtccgattgcTTCTATCAGGCCACCGATCGATAGATCTGCTCCCTGTGACTCCAGAACTGCAACCAAAATCCAGATCCAGTATTCCACGCGCTCTCACGTGCCACTTATATATTTGCGTGTAAGATCCACGCATCGCCTTCAGTCGCGTGTGTCCACACGCTCCAGAAGCTCCAACggccacgtcagccctaagtGCAACGTCAGCAGAGACACGTCAGCCTTgagtgccacgtcatcagtgcAACATCAGCCCTGAGTGCCACATCAACTTACCTGCCACGTCATCAGCCACTGCAATGTCAACACATCAGCCACGTCAGCACCTTGTCAGGGTCGACTTTTCTAGCATTGactttgaccgttgactttgaccactgaaaaagttgaccaggtgttttctactcaatttttcgtcctgGTTTCAAATTTatggtctatttttgcttttggcatatCTATATGGCAAAAAACaagattcttctccaaatttaggcgtttgttttatgcggttcaagttgGTTCATGCTTGTTCAATTCGGTTCCATAGCCTTTTCTTTGGCACagttcaatccggttcattcttcttgcggtAGGCACTCTCAagtcagaccaatctttcctcaggtccatggattttcgggccaaagaagcccctttcaaccggcccacttatgcctCGTCAAATACATCTTTCACCGGTCACTGCAGCCTCTCCTAGGCCATTGATCCATTACtagtgagattttttttgggtcaaaccTTTCAATGGTCCAAGGGTTttaggcatgattagcctcttcaactggccatttttctccttacttagctcagccgaccaggcaagacggtctactagttagatggaTTAGACTTTACTTCAGCCAACAAGGCGAGacagtccaagggtttcaggcataaTTAGCttcttcaaccggccctgcttatctcagccgaccaggcgagacggtctactagctagaatttttgggtcagactttagctcagccaatcaggcgagacggtctaagggttacgggccaaacaagcccATTTTAACCAGCCTTGCTTTTCTCAGCCAACTAGGCAAGCTtcttcattactagtatatggtattcaagtcaaattaccaccaagtgaaccaagctctagcttaaatgcattgctcaaattcaggcagaatccaccaagtgaaccaagctccagcttaaatgcattgctcaaattcagGCATAATCCACCGGTCTttaacaacttttatggcgttacttcggcaattgtttaagcacaagcagctttttcggcgaattcctttttctttcccttttcgtctatccaaactcaagtttacacattgagtttgaggggagatgttaagaatattacttgttatttacttctttatgtattattagtctactaggtttaccttttcttattctactaggtttacctttcctttttATACTAGGTTTAtatttccttaatctattaggttacctgtctctctataaatagaggcatctgtattcattattattatcagagtcaatacaatgtagtccattgtgtgctttcgctctctctctctcttctctctgtttcttccgcttctaatatattatccaatatatttaacacgAGATAAacacagataaaaaaaaaaatataacattaaggTGAAATATAACATAAGATAATCACATGCAGGATGGGGTTTGATTTTCAATCATGACTTCCAAACGATGAGAAGAtcttctattatatatatatatatatatatatatagacttctTTTGCAATTGATGTGTTGGGCTCCTCCATGCAAGACCCAGCCAGCTAAGAGAACTTGAAGAAAGTTTAAATTACTATGGTTGTAGTCATCCATACGTTCTGGTGTTTACGTTAAGACAACTTGAGCTCAATTTCTACATCAAGGGGTCTGAGTCTCTTTGGTCCATGCAGCTAGAGCTGGGATGATCACTCCAAGAGCGGGGTCGCACTCCAAGAGTAAAGAACAACATCTTCTCCAATGCCTCAAAAGCCCTTTGCTTATCCAAAAACTCATTCCAAACACCACTCACTATGCAATAGTTTTTGTCATAAGGTGGAAGATGATGAGCAGCATGTTTTGAACCTGACACAACAAGTCCTGCATCTTGCAGTGCAACCACAGGCAGTGGAAGCTGGCTCTTTGGCGTATGAGCCCAAGCATGAAATTTCAGGCTGAACATAATGCAACCTGAGCACACAGCAACGAACCCATGATTGGTTGGGTCATTACAAGCAAGGTCTATTGGGAGCACGGTTAAGGTCACGCCACGAGCAAGCACATGTAGGATGTTTGCAAATTGAATCCTCGTGACCCTCCATGGCCTCTTATGGTGGCCTTGGAATGCCTCTATTTGGGTGCCAAAAAGTGGAGTTGAGGAACT from Corylus avellana chromosome ca10, CavTom2PMs-1.0 includes:
- the LOC132163744 gene encoding fatty acid desaturase 4, chloroplastic-like, which translates into the protein MVQKVIEPRLNPSPMVVTLTAPNPPILKDPTLTSTWSHRAWVASGCTAVLISLAKAIAGAAESNTWLELILAGLLGYILADLASGVYHWGIDNYGSASTPLFGTQIEAFQDHHKRPWRVTRIQFANILHVLARGVTLTVLPIDLACNDPTIHGFVAVCSGCIMFSLKFHAWAHTPKSQLPLPVVALQDAGLVVSGSKHAAHHLPPYDKNYCMVSGVWNEFLDKQRAFEALEKMLFFTLGVRPRSWSDHPSSSCMDQRDSDPLM
- the LOC132163745 gene encoding fatty acid desaturase 4, chloroplastic-like, with protein sequence MVQKVIEPRLNPSPMVVTLTAPNPPILNDPTLTSTWSHRAWVASGCTTVLISLAKAIAGAAESHTWLEPILAGLLGYILVDLASGFYHWRIDNYGSSSTPLFGTQIEAFQGHHKRPWRVTRIQFANILHVLARGVTLTVLPIDLACNDPTNHGFVAVCSGCIMFSLKFHAWAHTPKSQLPLPVVALQDAGLVVSGSKHAAHHLPPYDKNYCIVSGVWNEFLDKQRAFEALEKMLFFTLGVRPRSWSDHPSSSCMDQRDSDPLM